A window of Pirellulales bacterium genomic DNA:
CAAGCCATTGCCGAACGAGAACGCAGGCGCGGCGGTCCCAGCGCCCGATGCCGCCGCGACGGCCGTGGCCGACGCTACTAAATCCACCCCGACCGCGACTGCTGCGCCAGCTAACGGCAAGACCGCGGTCACTTCATCGCCTGGCACCGCTGCCTCGGCCAAGGCGTCAAGTCCCCAGGCCCCGAGCGCGGATAGCAAAGCGGCGGATAGCAAAGAATCGAAAGAGGGCGACAAGAAGGCCGCGGTCGACGACCCTGGCTTGGACGATCGCGTCGGCCGGCTCGACTGGATGACCGTCGTCCCCAGTTGGCTGGTCAGCTTGATCTTTCATATGACGCTGTTGTTCTTGCTGGCGCTCATGGTCGAGCCGGCAAAGATCGTCAAACACGTCGCGGATCTCGTTGCCACCGACGCCGAAGTCGGGCAGAACCTCGATCAAATCGTCACCGTGGACGCTCCGCCGGGCGCGACCGAGCTTGGGCAGACCGAAGGTTTGGCCGACGCCATTTCTTTTTCGCCCGACGCCGACGGCACGGATATCAGCACGCTCAATGATCTTCCCGCGGCGCCCGGTGGCCCCGGCGACATGAGCGATATCGGGCTGGCCGGCGCGCAAGTGCTCGATCTCGGCAAGGCGCTCGGCGCCAGCGGTGGTGGCGGGGCCGGTGGCATGACAGGCGGTCAGGGGCTCGAAGGGCGCGGCGACGGCGCGCGCAAGGCCTTGGCTATGGAACGCGGCGGCACGGAAGCGAGCGAGAACGCCGTCGGCATGGCGCTCAATTGGATCGCCATCCATCAGAATCCCGACGGCAGTTGGAGTTTCAACCACCGCACGGGGCCTTGCCAGGGGCGGTGCGGTAATGCCGGCAGGCTCGAACACGGCGATATCGCGGCCACGGCCATCGCGCTATTGCCCTTTCTCGGCGCCGGCCAGACTCATCTGCAAGGCAACTACAAGAAGAACGTGCAAGCCGGGCTTTACTACCTGGTCAGCCGCATGAAAGTCGGGCCCGACGGCGGCGATCTTTCCTACGACCAGGGCGTGATGTACGGCCACGGGCTTGCGTCGATCGCGCTGTGCGAAGCCTATGGCATGACCAAGGACACCGGCCTGGCCGAGGCCGCGCAGCAAGCCGTCAACTTCATCGTCTACGCCCAGGATCCCGTCGGCGGCGGCTGGCGCTACGCGCCCAAGCAGCCGGGCGACACGTCCGTGCTCGGTTGGCAGTTGATGGCGCTCAAAAGCGCTCACATGGCCTACTTGAATGTTCCGCCCAAGACGATCAAAGGGGCGGTCAACTTCTTGAACTCGGTACAAGGCGAAAGCGGTGCCACGTACGGTTACGTCAATCCCGGCAAGGGACCGGCTACCACGGCCATTGGTCTATTGTGCCGCATGTATCTCGGCTGGAAGCACGACGAACCGGCGCTGGAACGCGGCGTCGAAATGCTCTCGGCACACGGTCCCTCGCCCAACAACATGTACTTCAATTACTACGCCACGCAGGTCATGCACCACTACGAGGGCGAGCAGTGGACCAAATGGAACAACAAGATGCGCGACTTCCTGGTCAACGCACAATCGCGCCAGGGACATGAACGCGGCAGTTGGTTCCTGGGGGGCGATCATAGCTCGGAACAAGGCGGGCGGCTCTATACCACGGCCATGTGCGCCATGACCCTCGAGGTCTACTACCGCCACTTGCCGATCTATCGCAAGGACAGCACCGCGGCCGATTTCGACGAGTAGCCGCACGCCGTCAAGCTTTCTTAGAAGTCGTGGCCACAGATTCCCGAGAAGAATTCGATTGACAACCGCAATGCTCCCTTGCTATGTTACGCATAGTATGTAAGACACAGGCAGCACAAGCAGCACAGTCAAAAGACGACAAGCCAAGAGGCACGGGCCATGCGAATCGAACGCGAGCTGATGCGCGGGGCCGGACCCGTCGCGGTCCTCAAGCTCCTCGAAGGGGGCGCCAAGTACGGCTACGAGCTGATCGAAACGCTGGCCCGATCATCCGACGGCGTGCTCGACATGGGGCAGGCGACTCTCTATCCGCTCCTCTACAACCTGGAATCGCAAGGGCTGGTCAAGGCCGAGTGGCGCGAGTCGTCGTCGGCACGCCCGCGGAAATACTACGCCCTCACGACCAAGGGCAGGAAGCGCCTGGCCCACGACGTCGAGCAATGGCAAGCCGTGGCTCGGGCGATGCAAGGGCTGGGCGTGCTGCGCCCCGGACTGGGCGGCGCGGCGGGTTAATGGTTTGTCTCATGTCCTAAGAGCTTCGGGTGCCATGGCCACGCTTGCCGTGGCCATGCCGGCATGGCGGAGAATCCATCGACTTTAACAAGCAGCATGCTCACGCCAGCGTGAGCATGGCACACCTGTTTTCATCAGCGCGACATGTACGATCCCACGCCGCCGACAACCTGGTTCGGCCGGGCCCGCTATACGCCGGCACGCGATGCGCTGCGCGGCGAGCTGTCGGCGCGGCTCGACCCGCGCACCTTGATCGCCGCTGCCACGCTACCCGAACCACTGCCGGCGCTTGTGTACACCATCGTCCGGCGTACCCGGCTGTGGCGGCGCGAAAAGCTGGATGTCACGCGCGAGCTGCTGTCGCATTTCGCCGAGGGTCTGGACGCCGGCCGCACGGCCGAGCAACTGGCCACGGACTTCGGCCCTGCGGACCAGGCCGCCCGGTTGATCCGCCGCGGCAAGATCCGCAATCGGCCGTTGCCGTGGCACGCGGCCCGCTTCACGCTGCGAGCACTCGTCGGCGCGACGGCCGCCTTTGTTGTTGTTTACTCGCTCATGATGGCCCGCTTCTATTTCAGCGTGCCGGCGATCAACCGCAACTACTGGATCGAGACGAACGAAGCACGCGCGGCCGTGCCGGGGGACGCCGCGTGGCCGCTGTATCGCGAGGCGCTTACCAAACTCGGCCCTTATTCGGACAAAGATCTCAATTCTCGCGTCAAATTCAATTGGATCGACGAAGGCCCGACCGGCAAGCATTGGCACGATCTCGTGGCGATCGTCGAGCGCCGCCAGGACGCGATCCACCTTGTGCGCGAAGGCGCACAAAAGCCGCGACTGGGATATTTGTTCGGCAATGCGGCGGACAACCAGTATTTCCGCGAACAGGGCGCCGATTGGCTGGTGCGCGGGACGTCGCAGACCGTCGACGAAAACGTGCCGCTTATCAGCGGAAATCTCATCGGACCGCAGGAAATGCGCGAGCTCGGCCGACTGCTGGCCGCCGACGCAGCGGTCGCGGCTCATGCGAATGACGGTACCAGGGTCGTCGAAGATTTCACGGCGCTACTGGCG
This region includes:
- a CDS encoding prenyltransferase/squalene oxidase repeat-containing protein; amino-acid sequence: MVDKPLPNENAGAAVPAPDAAATAVADATKSTPTATAAPANGKTAVTSSPGTAASAKASSPQAPSADSKAADSKESKEGDKKAAVDDPGLDDRVGRLDWMTVVPSWLVSLIFHMTLLFLLALMVEPAKIVKHVADLVATDAEVGQNLDQIVTVDAPPGATELGQTEGLADAISFSPDADGTDISTLNDLPAAPGGPGDMSDIGLAGAQVLDLGKALGASGGGGAGGMTGGQGLEGRGDGARKALAMERGGTEASENAVGMALNWIAIHQNPDGSWSFNHRTGPCQGRCGNAGRLEHGDIAATAIALLPFLGAGQTHLQGNYKKNVQAGLYYLVSRMKVGPDGGDLSYDQGVMYGHGLASIALCEAYGMTKDTGLAEAAQQAVNFIVYAQDPVGGGWRYAPKQPGDTSVLGWQLMALKSAHMAYLNVPPKTIKGAVNFLNSVQGESGATYGYVNPGKGPATTAIGLLCRMYLGWKHDEPALERGVEMLSAHGPSPNNMYFNYYATQVMHHYEGEQWTKWNNKMRDFLVNAQSRQGHERGSWFLGGDHSSEQGGRLYTTAMCAMTLEVYYRHLPIYRKDSTAADFDE
- a CDS encoding helix-turn-helix transcriptional regulator is translated as MRIERELMRGAGPVAVLKLLEGGAKYGYELIETLARSSDGVLDMGQATLYPLLYNLESQGLVKAEWRESSSARPRKYYALTTKGRKRLAHDVEQWQAVARAMQGLGVLRPGLGGAAG